A stretch of the Planktothricoides raciborskii GIHE-MW2 genome encodes the following:
- a CDS encoding ATP-dependent Clp protease proteolytic subunit — translation MNSPIQAVQAPYRGDAYYRTPPPDLPSLLLKERIVYLGLPLVPAVTQLIIAELLYLQYEDPEKPINVYINSTGTSSYSGEPVGFETEAFAICDTMRYIKPPVHTICIGSAMGMAAMLLSAGTKGCRASLPNATIVLHQPRSYTRGQATDIQIRAKEVLANKQTMISILSRNTGQPPEKIVKDMDRMFYLTPQMAVEYGLIDRVFESKKELPHPIPAGVK, via the coding sequence ATGAACTCACCCATTCAGGCAGTTCAAGCTCCCTATCGAGGAGACGCTTACTATCGGACACCCCCCCCAGACCTACCCTCCCTTTTATTAAAAGAGCGGATTGTCTATCTGGGTTTGCCCTTAGTGCCTGCCGTTACGCAACTGATTATCGCGGAACTGCTCTACTTGCAGTACGAAGATCCCGAAAAACCGATCAACGTCTACATCAACTCCACTGGCACCTCCAGCTATAGTGGTGAACCCGTTGGCTTTGAAACGGAAGCCTTTGCCATTTGTGACACCATGAGATACATCAAGCCTCCGGTTCACACCATCTGCATTGGTTCCGCAATGGGAATGGCCGCAATGCTGCTCTCTGCGGGAACCAAAGGCTGCCGTGCTAGTTTGCCCAATGCCACCATTGTCCTGCACCAGCCCAGAAGCTACACCAGAGGTCAAGCCACTGACATCCAAATTCGGGCGAAAGAAGTTCTGGCGAATAAACAAACCATGATTTCTATTCTCAGTCGGAATACAGGTCAACCGCCGGAAAAAATTGTCAAAGATATGGATCGGATGTTTTATTTGACCCCACAAATGGCGGTCGAATATGGACTAATCGATCGCGTCTTTGAGAGCAAAAAAGAATTACCCCACCCAATTCCAGCCGGTGTCAAGTAG
- a CDS encoding DnaJ domain-containing protein, translating to MNIGDCYQILGLSSNATIAEVKNSYRRLARQYHPDVNPGNSRSQEQFIQINQAYQNLIHWLAQNSQQIAGIPAPQSAENSPTETRQKAAQPAASNPTPEVGAIHESPLQFQHHPNLSEFDKLLKQRAYVQLQQLLKYQRFARAIALVEGLVQRIPQDTEVRQWQAITYQRMGRYLIDMGDFEKAQIYLKKAIKTDPLNRSLLSEIQKEFWRLQTLVPS from the coding sequence ATGAATATTGGAGATTGTTATCAAATTTTAGGATTAAGCTCAAATGCCACGATCGCCGAGGTTAAAAATTCTTACCGTCGGTTGGCAAGGCAGTATCATCCTGATGTGAATCCGGGAAATTCCCGATCGCAAGAACAGTTTATTCAGATTAATCAAGCCTATCAGAATCTAATTCACTGGTTGGCGCAAAATAGTCAGCAAATTGCGGGGATTCCTGCCCCACAGTCAGCGGAAAATTCCCCAACAGAAACCCGCCAAAAAGCGGCTCAACCGGCGGCGTCAAATCCTACCCCCGAAGTAGGGGCGATTCACGAATCGCCCCTACAATTTCAACATCATCCGAATTTGTCGGAATTTGACAAATTGCTCAAGCAACGGGCTTATGTGCAATTACAACAATTATTAAAATATCAACGGTTTGCCCGGGCGATCGCCTTGGTTGAAGGCTTAGTTCAACGCATTCCTCAAGATACGGAAGTGAGGCAATGGCAGGCGATTACTTATCAACGTATGGGCAGATATTTAATCGATATGGGTGACTTTGAGAAAGCACAAATTTATCTCAAAAAAGCTATCAAAACCGATCCGTTAAATCGTTCTCTGTTGTCTGAAATTCAAAAAGAATTCTGGCGTTTACAAACTTTAGTGCCTTCATAG
- a CDS encoding cyanobactin biosynthesis system PatB/AcyB/McaB family protein, translating to MRLPILSPPVKRPHFIQPALCVDLENGRIEDLVHIRMDLLHAANYNDPPAFANRSFNQVMHSSVSASAASQGWGGFGGMGRFY from the coding sequence ATGCGACTACCTATATTGTCTCCTCCTGTCAAACGTCCCCATTTTATCCAGCCCGCCCTATGCGTGGATCTAGAAAATGGTCGGATCGAGGATCTGGTGCATATTCGGATGGATTTGCTCCATGCCGCCAACTATAACGATCCGCCAGCCTTTGCCAACCGTAGTTTCAACCAAGTAATGCACTCGAGTGTCAGTGCGAGTGCAGCCAGTCAGGGTTGGGGTGGCTTTGGGGGCATGGGACGATTCTATTAA
- a CDS encoding VWA domain-containing protein, with product MKVDLQSALNDANLDAGQINNQRQLCTSIAAISAIAHASGSSSVPINLCLILDHSGSMNGKPLETVKAAAERLMHRLKPGDRISVVAFDHRAKVIIPNQAIENRFLEETGFLQSMKKRIQALKADGGTAIDEGIKLGIEELRKGAKDTVSQAFILTDGENEHGSNDRCVKLAVSAADHNFTLNALGFGDHWNQDVMEKIADAAGGTLSYIERPDRAIEVFDEIFTRIQSVTLTNAYLLFKLMPKVRLAELKPIAQVAPETIELPINPEKDGEFSVRLGDLMIERQRVILTNLYIGQLPEGRQAIAQLRVRYDNPATGEKGLLSDPVLVDANVLASYRPNPNEEVQQHILALAKYRQTQIAEQKLQQGDRLGAATMLQTAAKTALQMGDRGAATVLQGSATQLQEGKELSEGDRKKTRIVSKTVLQ from the coding sequence ATGAAAGTTGATTTACAGTCTGCTTTAAATGATGCCAACCTTGATGCTGGTCAAATTAATAACCAACGTCAACTGTGTACTTCTATTGCCGCTATTTCTGCGATCGCCCATGCTTCCGGATCCAGTTCGGTGCCCATAAATCTCTGTTTAATTCTTGACCATAGTGGTTCGATGAACGGAAAACCCCTGGAAACGGTGAAAGCAGCAGCGGAACGCTTGATGCATCGCCTCAAACCGGGCGATCGCATTTCCGTAGTGGCTTTCGATCATCGAGCCAAAGTGATTATCCCCAATCAAGCGATAGAAAACCGGTTTCTTGAAGAAACCGGGTTTCTCCAGTCCATGAAAAAACGGATTCAAGCCCTGAAAGCGGATGGGGGCACCGCGATTGATGAAGGCATAAAACTGGGCATAGAGGAACTACGCAAAGGGGCAAAAGATACGGTATCCCAGGCTTTTATCTTGACTGATGGGGAAAATGAACATGGTAGTAACGATCGCTGTGTGAAATTGGCTGTGTCCGCTGCTGACCATAACTTTACCCTCAATGCCCTGGGTTTTGGCGATCATTGGAACCAAGATGTGATGGAAAAAATTGCCGATGCTGCCGGTGGGACTCTGAGCTATATTGAGCGTCCCGATCGAGCGATCGAGGTGTTTGATGAGATTTTTACTCGGATCCAATCTGTCACTTTGACCAATGCCTATTTGTTATTTAAGTTAATGCCAAAAGTTCGTTTAGCGGAACTGAAACCCATTGCCCAAGTTGCCCCAGAAACCATTGAACTGCCGATTAACCCAGAAAAAGATGGGGAATTTTCTGTCCGTTTAGGGGATTTAATGATCGAACGTCAACGGGTGATTTTAACTAATTTATATATTGGTCAATTGCCTGAAGGCAGACAGGCGATCGCGCAATTGCGAGTCCGTTATGATAACCCGGCAACCGGAGAAAAAGGTTTATTATCCGATCCGGTTTTAGTGGATGCTAATGTGCTGGCTAGTTATCGACCAAATCCGAATGAGGAAGTCCAACAACATATTTTAGCTTTGGCTAAGTATCGCCAAACGCAAATTGCCGAACAAAAATTACAACAAGGCGATCGCCTTGGTGCTGCCACGATGTTACAAACTGCGGCCAAAACTGCTCTGCAAATGGGCGATCGCGGGGCAGCAACAGTCTTACAAGGCAGTGCCACTCAGTTACAAGAAGGCAAAGAACTTTCCGAAGGCGATCGCAAGAAAACCCGCATTGTTTCTAAAACTGTTTTACAGTAA
- a CDS encoding cyanobactin biosynthesis PatC/TenC/TruC family protein: protein MAKKKTTERASEVSTTEVTSTPEPKKSYVPTSQTGLQDYSYWWEYVRQHAKAQEDQPKSFRRGRIWA from the coding sequence ATGGCTAAGAAGAAAACAACAGAAAGAGCCTCAGAAGTCTCCACCACCGAAGTCACCTCTACTCCCGAACCGAAAAAGTCTTATGTACCCACTTCCCAGACCGGGCTGCAAGATTATTCTTACTGGTGGGAATACGTGAGACAACACGCCAAAGCGCAGGAAGATCAGCCCAAATCCTTCCGACGAGGCCGCATCTGGGCATAA
- a CDS encoding BamA/TamA family outer membrane protein, which yields MTLGLSTSTYAQLRTTETTYSLPINPQLLVNETSFTGIESPQNTEVDPQILRLTLMRDRHCNITSNAPIENAVASDFMQQLNCVFLSPETFSDAELIQGLQVEYQSASRPIILETWGQLQPDEILAQRSAFQEGKPQVLLTPMAGVGGRKGVYGGLNLEVSNLGSNNGIIDVGLEGGEKTVGASFSYTDPWFNDSDYGPEYDFGYQVKVFNSRNPENNFLNGSPEVNLIHDHIPWVDRLGGGVEFFQPLTSDGLILSFGANYQRVAIRNAGLTDQVFSRDQLGNRVTVSNQGIDNLLTVGAGLFQDRRNDRNWPTEGYRFQLSGEQSIPLGDSEISMTRVVGSYSQFIPIGSSTIAFGVQGGNIFGDAPPYQAFEIGGGDSVRGYGGAEVGSGRRFITTAVEYRFLIADDLEWPFVSRLGGTFFFDYGTDFGSGDDVIGQPAEVRGKPGNGFGGGVGVRLLTTFGQVRGEVGINDDGDFSFHIQLGDRF from the coding sequence ATGACCTTGGGTTTATCCACCTCAACTTATGCTCAACTAAGGACTACAGAAACTACATATTCATTGCCTATAAATCCCCAGTTATTGGTCAACGAGACTTCTTTTACTGGGATTGAATCACCACAGAATACCGAAGTTGATCCCCAAATTTTACGATTAACTTTAATGCGCGATCGCCATTGTAACATAACGAGTAACGCACCGATAGAAAATGCCGTCGCCAGTGATTTTATGCAACAATTAAATTGTGTTTTTTTATCCCCAGAAACTTTTTCAGATGCCGAGTTAATTCAAGGTTTACAGGTTGAATATCAATCAGCATCTAGGCCAATCATTTTGGAAACATGGGGACAACTTCAACCCGATGAAATATTGGCTCAACGCAGTGCTTTTCAAGAGGGAAAACCCCAAGTTTTGCTGACACCAATGGCAGGAGTGGGAGGCCGAAAAGGAGTTTATGGTGGGTTAAACTTAGAAGTCTCTAATTTAGGCAGTAATAATGGGATCATTGATGTTGGCTTAGAAGGGGGAGAGAAAACCGTAGGCGCCAGTTTTAGTTATACAGATCCTTGGTTCAATGATTCAGACTATGGTCCAGAGTATGATTTTGGCTATCAAGTTAAAGTGTTTAATAGCCGAAATCCAGAAAACAATTTTTTGAATGGATCCCCAGAAGTCAATCTGATCCATGACCATATCCCTTGGGTCGATCGCCTCGGTGGAGGGGTGGAATTTTTCCAACCTTTGACCAGTGATGGTCTGATCTTGAGTTTTGGGGCTAATTATCAGCGGGTGGCCATTCGTAATGCTGGTCTGACCGATCAAGTGTTTTCTCGCGATCAACTTGGCAATAGAGTCACCGTGAGTAATCAAGGAATTGATAATTTACTTACGGTGGGGGCGGGGCTATTTCAAGATCGTCGCAACGATCGCAACTGGCCGACGGAGGGCTATCGATTTCAACTCAGTGGGGAACAGTCCATCCCGTTGGGAGATAGCGAAATTAGCATGACTCGCGTGGTGGGCAGTTACAGTCAATTTATTCCTATCGGCTCCAGCACGATCGCTTTTGGTGTCCAAGGCGGTAACATTTTTGGGGATGCACCCCCGTATCAAGCATTTGAAATTGGCGGCGGTGACTCAGTGCGGGGCTATGGTGGTGCCGAAGTGGGCAGTGGTCGTCGATTTATCACCACAGCGGTTGAATATCGCTTTTTAATCGCCGATGACCTGGAATGGCCTTTTGTTTCTCGCTTGGGTGGCACCTTCTTTTTCGACTATGGCACCGATTTTGGATCGGGAGATGACGTGATTGGTCAGCCCGCAGAGGTAAGGGGGAAACCGGGTAATGGTTTTGGTGGCGGCGTGGGCGTCCGTTTACTGACGACTTTTGGCCAAGTCAGAGGCGAAGTGGGCATAAATGATGATGGTGATTTTTCTTTTCACATCCAACTAGGCGATCGCTTTTAA
- a CDS encoding ATP-dependent Clp protease proteolytic subunit codes for MPIGVPKVPYRMPGSTYTDWISIYSRLARERIIFIGEQIDDELANEVIAILLYLDSEDAGKDIILYINSPGGSVTSGMAIYDTMQHIKSDVVTICVGLAASMGSFLLAAGAKGKRLALPNSRIMIHQPSGGTRGQATDIEIEAREIIRIRQQLNQIYADRTGQPLQKIEKDMDRDFFMSAAEAKEYGLIDRVIEERAD; via the coding sequence ATGCCAATTGGTGTCCCTAAAGTTCCTTACCGGATGCCCGGGTCTACTTATACTGATTGGATTTCTATTTACAGTCGCCTCGCTAGAGAGAGAATCATTTTCATTGGCGAACAAATTGATGATGAATTGGCCAATGAAGTCATCGCTATCTTGCTGTATCTTGATTCTGAAGATGCAGGCAAAGATATTATTCTCTATATCAACTCCCCTGGGGGTTCTGTCACTTCCGGCATGGCGATTTATGACACCATGCAGCACATTAAATCCGATGTGGTGACGATTTGTGTGGGCTTGGCGGCTTCAATGGGATCTTTCCTGCTGGCAGCGGGTGCCAAAGGCAAGCGTTTAGCTTTACCCAACTCTCGGATTATGATTCACCAACCTTCTGGTGGCACCCGAGGACAAGCGACGGATATTGAGATTGAAGCCAGAGAAATTATTCGGATTCGTCAGCAACTCAATCAAATTTATGCGGATCGCACGGGTCAGCCTCTGCAAAAGATTGAGAAAGATATGGATCGCGACTTTTTCATGTCTGCGGCAGAAGCCAAAGAATATGGGTTGATCGATCGCGTCATTGAAGAACGTGCTGATTAA
- a CDS encoding HEAT repeat domain-containing protein has protein sequence MNASEIESPLDLIDPSTEVKPDPEEMLPLLTSPDPQQRTIAARAFCEIQDERAIPHLINLLKEPCPLIRVSAAYALGRNPSADAVESLIERLNQDWNGYVRKGVVWALGNCRDRRALNPLLDALKTDISAVRLWAASSLGQLGSLGYDAVVAAIPPLIQALLRDPIAAVRSNCAWAIGQLCRELPSNVVYAGAIDSLIEALEEDTDMGVREDAKSSLLRVGDPRGLQVIEELEMDGLL, from the coding sequence ATGAATGCTTCTGAAATTGAAAGTCCTCTGGATCTGATTGACCCGTCAACAGAGGTTAAGCCAGATCCAGAGGAAATGTTGCCATTGTTAACATCACCAGATCCCCAACAACGCACGATCGCCGCACGAGCATTCTGTGAAATTCAAGATGAACGAGCGATTCCCCATTTAATTAATCTCTTAAAAGAACCTTGCCCCTTAATTCGGGTGAGTGCTGCTTATGCCTTGGGCCGAAATCCCAGTGCTGATGCGGTGGAATCTTTAATTGAACGGCTGAATCAAGATTGGAATGGCTATGTGCGTAAAGGAGTGGTTTGGGCTTTGGGTAACTGTCGCGATCGCCGCGCCCTCAATCCCCTTTTGGATGCCTTAAAAACTGATATTTCCGCCGTTCGCCTTTGGGCTGCCAGTTCCCTGGGACAACTTGGCTCCCTGGGCTATGATGCGGTGGTGGCCGCCATTCCTCCGTTAATTCAAGCATTACTCAGAGACCCCATTGCCGCCGTGCGAAGTAACTGTGCTTGGGCGATCGGACAGCTTTGTCGGGAACTCCCCTCAAATGTGGTCTATGCGGGTGCCATTGATTCTCTGATTGAAGCCTTGGAAGAAGATACCGATATGGGAGTTCGCGAAGATGCCAAGTCTTCCTTGTTGCGGGTAGGAGATCCCCGTGGCTTACAAGTGATTGAAGAGTTAGAAATGGATGGATTGTTGTAA
- a CDS encoding pentapeptide repeat-containing protein: MELNDLLTRYASGERVFLKQNFSQLHISGVNLTGAILRDSNFTATNLSVAYLRRVDFRGADLKGADLRGSYLKCADLRGADLRWADMGGTDISQSLYNMQTQFPEGFDPKVMRAYFISPDSDLSNAFLMGVDFRWTKLTYCNLSGSYLAHADLRSADLSQCNLTDADLTAALWDSQTQFPEGFDPNSAGAYAICPGVNLTSANLSRANLSGVNLNQVDLTGANLSWADLSRTTLREANLTDANLKQANLVGADLRGANLTRTCLDGSDLRGAILPDYRTD; encoded by the coding sequence ATGGAACTTAATGATCTATTGACCCGATATGCCAGTGGAGAAAGGGTTTTTCTCAAACAAAACTTTAGCCAACTTCATATCAGTGGCGTCAACCTCACCGGCGCAATTCTCCGGGATAGCAACTTCACCGCCACAAATTTGAGTGTTGCCTACCTAAGAAGAGTAGATTTTCGCGGCGCCGATCTCAAAGGGGCTGACCTGCGGGGTTCCTACCTCAAATGCGCCGACCTACGCGGCGCCGACCTACGATGGGCGGATATGGGCGGCACAGATATTTCCCAGTCTCTGTACAATATGCAGACCCAATTTCCTGAAGGCTTTGATCCCAAGGTGATGAGAGCTTATTTTATTAGCCCCGACAGCGATTTGAGCAACGCATTTCTCATGGGAGTGGATTTTCGCTGGACGAAACTTACTTACTGTAATCTGAGTGGATCTTACCTAGCCCACGCTGATTTAAGAAGTGCCGATCTGAGTCAGTGTAATTTAACCGATGCGGATCTCACGGCAGCCCTTTGGGATTCACAGACCCAGTTTCCCGAAGGATTCGATCCAAATTCAGCCGGCGCTTACGCTATTTGTCCGGGGGTGAACCTAACCTCAGCTAACCTCAGTCGGGCAAATCTCAGTGGGGTTAATTTAAATCAAGTGGATCTGACAGGCGCTAATCTCAGTTGGGCGGATTTAAGTCGGACTACCCTGCGAGAAGCCAACCTGACAGACGCTAATTTGAAACAAGCGAATCTAGTCGGAGCGGATCTGCGGGGCGCCAACTTAACCCGGACTTGTTTGGATGGATCCGACCTGAGAGGTGCGATTCTGCCTGATTATCGAACCGACTAA
- a CDS encoding PatA/PatG family cyanobactin maturation protease, whose product MSAIFGIPALPELMAMTQGDKNICIAVLDGPVDRDHPCFEGADLTRLPSLVKGEARPDGNMSAHGTHVSSIIFGQPGSSVPGIAPKCKGVIVPVFSDDRRGVSQLDLARAIEQAVNAGAHIINLSGGELTDFGEADGWLENAVRLCARKNVLLVAAAGNNGCECLHVPAALPAVLAVGAMDANGKPLDFSNWGEAYQTQGILALGKDILGAKPGGGTQTLSGTSLATPIVSGVAALLLSLQRERGENPDPQKVRQVLLQSALPCNLDLPAETVRCLAGKLNISGSVTLLTGGNMPEEIASMASVDASSEVEAAGCGCGGGTPVALLGETPRPHGLLNTAAGQTQPASAARPSNNLPNLQDLIKSVPQQPAMPPMSNITANSVTASEAPSQIADLGQIVYALGTLGYDFGTEARRDSFKQLMPPFEFAGTMVPANPYDARQMVDYLANDISESRSLIWTLNIELTPVYAIAPTGPFAADAYRALHELLGGQIQPESDAEYVERVSIPGVLTGKKVKLFSGQIVPVIEPLGTRGIYGWKVNSLVSAAMEAVQAEDGTADEDRIRKTLDGFLNRIYYDLRNLGTTSQDRALNFAVTNAFQAAQTFSQAVAVGMELDSITVEKSPFCRIDSDCWDVKLKFFDPENSRRAKKIFRFTIDVSDLIPVTLGEVRSWSSPY is encoded by the coding sequence ATGTCTGCGATTTTTGGGATACCGGCATTGCCAGAACTGATGGCGATGACTCAAGGAGATAAGAATATTTGCATTGCGGTCTTGGATGGCCCAGTGGATCGAGATCATCCTTGCTTTGAGGGCGCAGACCTGACCCGCTTGCCGTCCTTGGTGAAAGGGGAAGCTCGACCTGATGGGAATATGTCAGCCCACGGCACCCATGTTTCCAGCATTATCTTTGGTCAGCCAGGGAGTTCGGTGCCGGGAATTGCCCCGAAATGCAAAGGGGTCATTGTTCCCGTATTTTCAGACGATCGCCGAGGTGTGTCGCAGTTAGACCTCGCCCGAGCCATCGAGCAGGCGGTGAATGCTGGAGCCCACATCATCAATCTCAGCGGTGGTGAACTCACTGACTTTGGGGAAGCGGACGGGTGGCTGGAGAATGCGGTGCGATTATGTGCGCGGAAAAATGTTTTACTCGTCGCTGCCGCTGGTAACAATGGGTGCGAATGTCTGCACGTTCCGGCTGCCCTGCCCGCTGTCCTCGCAGTGGGCGCGATGGATGCCAATGGCAAACCCCTAGACTTCAGCAACTGGGGCGAAGCCTATCAAACCCAAGGCATCCTTGCCCTTGGGAAAGACATTCTGGGGGCAAAACCCGGTGGGGGAACCCAGACCCTCAGCGGGACAAGCTTGGCCACACCCATTGTTTCCGGGGTGGCGGCGTTGCTGCTGAGTCTGCAACGGGAACGAGGGGAAAACCCTGACCCCCAAAAAGTTCGTCAAGTGTTATTGCAGAGTGCTTTGCCCTGTAACCTTGACTTGCCTGCGGAGACCGTTCGCTGTTTGGCAGGCAAACTCAACATCTCTGGATCTGTCACATTACTAACAGGAGGAAATATGCCAGAGGAAATTGCATCAATGGCATCCGTTGATGCATCATCAGAAGTAGAAGCCGCAGGATGCGGTTGTGGTGGCGGTACGCCAGTTGCTCTACTTGGGGAAACCCCAAGACCGCACGGGCTTTTGAATACAGCGGCTGGACAAACACAGCCTGCATCAGCAGCCAGACCGAGTAATAATCTCCCTAACTTGCAAGATCTAATTAAATCTGTACCCCAACAACCAGCAATGCCACCAATGTCTAACATTACTGCTAATTCTGTCACCGCCAGCGAAGCCCCTAGTCAAATTGCCGATCTCGGTCAAATTGTCTATGCTTTAGGAACTCTAGGTTATGACTTCGGGACTGAAGCCCGTCGGGACTCTTTTAAGCAATTGATGCCTCCGTTTGAGTTTGCCGGGACGATGGTGCCAGCGAACCCCTACGATGCCCGCCAGATGGTGGATTACTTGGCAAACGATATCTCTGAATCGCGATCGCTCATCTGGACACTCAACATTGAACTGACTCCAGTCTATGCGATCGCGCCCACCGGCCCATTCGCCGCCGATGCTTACCGCGCCCTCCACGAACTACTCGGCGGTCAAATCCAGCCTGAGAGCGATGCTGAATACGTTGAGCGGGTCAGCATCCCTGGTGTTTTAACTGGGAAAAAGGTCAAGCTATTCTCCGGTCAAATCGTTCCGGTGATTGAACCCCTGGGAACCCGAGGCATTTACGGCTGGAAGGTCAACAGCTTGGTGAGTGCGGCGATGGAAGCAGTGCAAGCGGAAGACGGAACTGCCGACGAAGACCGGATTCGCAAGACTTTGGATGGTTTCCTCAACCGGATTTACTACGATCTACGCAACCTGGGAACCACTTCCCAAGACCGCGCCCTCAACTTTGCCGTCACCAACGCTTTCCAAGCTGCCCAAACCTTCAGCCAAGCAGTAGCCGTTGGCATGGAACTCGACAGCATTACGGTTGAAAAAAGTCCCTTCTGTCGGATAGATAGCGACTGTTGGGATGTGAAGCTGAAGTTCTTCGATCCAGAAAACAGCCGTCGAGCCAAGAAAATTTTCCGCTTTACAATTGATGTAAGTGACCTAATTCCTGTCACTCTCGGCGAAGTTCGTTCTTGGTCTTCTCCTTACTAA